The following proteins are encoded in a genomic region of Myxococcota bacterium:
- a CDS encoding L,D-transpeptidase translates to MSSARRERSGRGRSWRLWLALACCVPLLLAGGKDPGVLIEIDLEDFRVTTRDLRTGKDGPTLPIVIGSPSHPTPPGRYRAYKVIRNPGWKPGAVARSFGATPEPPSIHGPMGVGKLPFAENGEIALHGAADPLLLGKPASLGCARATDADFLRLVSWLEEVRVLRGKPRDVKGELHQSFRRPARVRVR, encoded by the coding sequence CGGAAGGGGGCGGAGCTGGCGGCTCTGGCTCGCTCTGGCGTGCTGCGTCCCGCTGCTGCTAGCGGGGGGCAAAGACCCCGGCGTGCTGATCGAGATCGACCTCGAGGACTTCCGCGTGACGACGCGGGATCTGCGCACCGGCAAGGACGGCCCCACGCTCCCGATCGTGATCGGGTCGCCATCCCATCCCACGCCCCCGGGCCGCTACCGCGCCTACAAGGTCATCCGGAACCCGGGCTGGAAGCCCGGCGCCGTGGCCCGCTCTTTTGGGGCGACTCCCGAGCCCCCCTCGATCCACGGCCCGATGGGGGTCGGCAAGCTCCCCTTCGCCGAGAACGGCGAGATCGCGCTCCACGGGGCCGCGGACCCGCTCCTGCTCGGGAAGCCCGCCTCGCTGGGCTGTGCCCGGGCCACGGACGCCGATTTCCTGCGCCTCGTCTCCTGGCTGGAAGAGGTGCGGGTGCTGCGGGGGAAGCCCCGCGACGTGAAGGGCGAGTTGCACCAAAGCTTCCGACGCCCTGCGCGCGTCCGGGTGCGCTGA
- a CDS encoding PEP-CTERM sorting domain-containing protein, with protein sequence MQTSNRFFLTQSSGARRVRRLGVILGSLLLAAAASATPVTFSGAGGFGTSEAEALAAQSAGIQLVDLDQLFTFRDETDPNPQLTTTRFLDDTTLVLPPDPSTSAEITSNWTATSGAALIGDTYLAFVRPLPNTLTATGQSFDYCGPNDCSNVGIELTNDPNDSFADWVILRVPSVVGDPLSDPVYYPAIELGRLPDGFPTGSSAAFQIQYLIENRVVVIDPSVIELGVPQWQLNLGFVVPEPSTALLLGLGLGVLAAGRRRSA encoded by the coding sequence ATGCAGACCTCGAATCGGTTTTTCCTCACCCAGAGCAGTGGAGCCCGCCGGGTCCGACGACTCGGCGTGATCCTGGGCAGTCTTCTTCTCGCGGCAGCGGCGTCGGCCACACCCGTGACCTTCTCGGGAGCGGGGGGCTTTGGCACCTCCGAAGCCGAGGCCCTGGCGGCGCAGTCCGCGGGCATTCAGCTGGTCGACCTCGACCAGCTGTTCACGTTCCGCGACGAGACGGACCCGAACCCGCAGCTGACCACCACGCGGTTCCTGGACGACACCACGCTGGTGTTGCCGCCGGACCCGTCGACGAGCGCGGAGATCACCTCGAACTGGACGGCGACGAGCGGGGCGGCACTGATCGGTGACACCTACCTCGCCTTCGTCCGGCCGCTGCCCAACACGCTCACGGCCACCGGGCAGAGCTTCGACTACTGCGGTCCGAACGACTGCTCGAACGTCGGCATCGAGTTGACCAACGACCCGAACGACAGTTTCGCGGACTGGGTCATCCTGCGCGTGCCCAGTGTCGTTGGCGATCCCCTGAGCGATCCGGTTTATTACCCCGCGATCGAGCTGGGGCGGCTTCCGGACGGCTTCCCCACCGGCAGCAGCGCGGCTTTCCAGATTCAGTATCTCATCGAGAACCGCGTCGTGGTCATTGACCCGTCCGTCATCGAACTGGGAGTGCCGCAGTGGCAGCTGAATCTTGGCTTCGTGGTTCCGGAACCCTCGACCGCACTGCTCCTGGGTCTCGGCCTGGGCGTGCTGGCCGCCGGACGGCGCCGCAGCGCA